The following proteins are co-located in the Candidatus Binatia bacterium genome:
- the lpxC gene encoding UDP-3-O-acyl-N-acetylglucosamine deacetylase — translation MATVLVVDDEAQIRTSLRGILAEEGLRVLEAEDGRQALDMIHREHPELVILDIWMPEMDGLQLLQQLHGATPSPEVVMISGHGNIETAVKATKLGAFDFIEKPFSLDGLLRVVKRALDHHAAVLRRSETAGVPSDAVAADARLDGSELQPQPALRTHRWSERTIGRSVVASGQGLHSGVKTGLILQPLPPGSGILFTSLSTDDTVPAQLEWVDSTGYATTLHRNGMSAKTVEHLMATLHAYRITNLLVKMQGEVPIMDGSAVEFCRLIDGAGVIDQGGAVEEIVVDRRIMVGKEDGESIVIEPADCFGVAYTLLYPHPVGLQQYTYIHTGPESFREEIAPARTFGFLRDMKQLATMGLASGGRLDNCVLIDDEKVVNTALRFPDEFARHKILDIMGDAYLLGRPLRGMITARMTGHSDNIALLREIHKVMGL, via the coding sequence ATGGCAACAGTATTGGTGGTGGACGACGAAGCGCAAATCCGGACCTCCCTACGTGGCATCTTGGCCGAGGAGGGCCTCCGCGTTTTGGAGGCCGAGGACGGGCGCCAAGCACTCGATATGATTCATCGCGAACATCCCGAACTCGTGATTCTCGACATCTGGATGCCTGAAATGGACGGGCTGCAGCTTCTGCAGCAACTGCACGGCGCCACCCCGTCACCCGAGGTGGTGATGATCTCGGGGCACGGAAACATCGAGACAGCGGTCAAGGCGACGAAACTGGGCGCCTTCGATTTCATCGAGAAGCCATTCTCGCTCGACGGCTTGTTGCGTGTCGTCAAGCGCGCCCTGGATCATCACGCCGCCGTGTTGCGCCGCAGCGAAACGGCAGGCGTACCGAGCGACGCCGTCGCTGCCGACGCCCGCCTCGACGGCAGCGAACTGCAGCCGCAGCCGGCCCTGCGCACGCACCGCTGGAGTGAGCGCACGATCGGCCGCAGTGTCGTTGCCAGCGGGCAGGGATTGCACAGCGGCGTGAAGACCGGGCTGATCCTGCAGCCGCTGCCGCCTGGGAGCGGCATCCTGTTCACCAGCCTCTCCACCGACGACACCGTGCCGGCGCAATTGGAATGGGTGGATTCGACCGGCTACGCCACGACGCTGCACCGGAACGGCATGTCGGCCAAGACCGTAGAGCACCTGATGGCCACCCTGCACGCCTACCGCATCACGAATTTACTGGTGAAAATGCAGGGCGAGGTCCCCATCATGGACGGCTCGGCAGTCGAGTTCTGCCGCCTGATCGACGGCGCCGGTGTGATCGATCAGGGAGGTGCGGTCGAGGAAATCGTCGTCGACCGGCGGATCATGGTGGGCAAGGAAGACGGGGAATCGATCGTCATCGAGCCGGCAGATTGTTTCGGCGTGGCCTATACGCTGCTCTACCCGCACCCCGTGGGTCTGCAACAGTACACGTATATCCACACCGGTCCGGAATCCTTCCGCGAAGAAATTGCGCCGGCACGAACCTTCGGATTCCTGCGCGACATGAAGCAGCTTGCCACCATGGGACTTGCCAGCGGCGGTCGACTGGACAACTGCGTGCTCATCGACGACGAGAAGGTGGTGAACACCGCCCTGCGCTTCCCCGATGAGTTTGCCCGCCACAAGATCCTCGACATCATGGGCGATGCCTACCTGCTCGGGCGCCCGCTGCGCGGCATGATTACCGCCCGCATGACCGGGCATTCCGACAACATCGCCCTCCTGCGCGAGATCCACAAGGTCATGGGGCTGTAG
- the rpiA gene encoding ribose-5-phosphate isomerase RpiA — translation MANPTQDNPVLAALARRALEFVQDGYVVGLGTGRAATAFVEALAQRVRQGLRVTGVPTSAATATAAHERGIPLVGLDDVDLIDVTVDGADEVDPCLDLIKGYGGAMVAEKIVAAASRTEIILVGSEKLVPVLGGRGILPVEVIPFAVGFCKRRLATLGCRPQVRLIDGHPFISDSGNYILDCGIEPIAEPQSLETSIRAIPGVVGTGLFLGIADVVLVGEGDVAVRELRRKGSVLSAES, via the coding sequence ATGGCGAATCCGACGCAGGATAATCCCGTGCTGGCAGCGCTCGCAAGGCGCGCGCTCGAGTTTGTGCAAGACGGCTATGTCGTCGGCTTGGGGACCGGCCGCGCTGCGACCGCCTTTGTCGAGGCGCTTGCCCAGCGCGTCCGCCAGGGCCTGCGGGTGACCGGGGTGCCGACCTCGGCGGCCACCGCGACCGCGGCGCACGAGCGCGGCATCCCGTTGGTTGGACTCGACGATGTGGACCTCATCGACGTCACCGTGGACGGGGCCGACGAGGTCGATCCGTGCCTGGATCTCATCAAAGGATACGGCGGCGCCATGGTGGCCGAGAAAATCGTTGCGGCGGCTTCACGTACGGAGATCATTCTCGTCGGCAGCGAGAAGCTGGTGCCGGTACTGGGCGGGCGCGGTATCCTGCCGGTTGAGGTCATCCCGTTCGCCGTCGGTTTCTGCAAACGGCGCCTGGCGACGCTGGGGTGCCGGCCGCAGGTGCGTCTCATCGACGGACATCCGTTCATCAGCGACAGCGGCAACTATATTCTCGACTGCGGCATCGAGCCGATCGCGGAGCCGCAGTCGCTGGAGACTTCGATCCGCGCCATTCCCGGGGTCGTGGGCACCGGGCTGTTTCTCGGCATCGCTGACGTCGTCCTGGTGGGCGAGGGGGATGTTGCCGTACGCGAACTACGCCGGAAGGGTTCAGTGCTGAGTGCTGAGTCCTGA
- a CDS encoding ATP-binding protein — protein sequence MIIIAFTAAVFLVFAIFETRLARFSNSSSLWGNIVFFLLINLNLILLVLLVFLVTRNLVKLVFERRHGIFGSRLRTRLVLAFVGLSLVPSVLLFFVAQGFLTAAIENWFNVRVESSLEGSLDVAQSYYQFAANNALYFAREVGHETVEQSLWPQNRRPELQRFVQQKLKELNLAGLEVFAADHKSVARASSTDVGQWSPTAPADIVAELFSGQDVARTYSFGKGDIVRTGVPVRGADGTVLGAVAVDYLIPRNVSKKARDISRSYEEYRQLSSMKQPIKNGYILTLALITLVVIFSATWFGFQQAKSITIPLQRLAEGTREVAQGNWDYRIEAGSDEETAVLVDSFNQMTAELQQINSELVERRKYVENILANIAAGVVSLSHSGAVTMLNRAAERMLGVGLAQARGKHWSQVFERPDLRKVGEVINDALASPEQQVERQVKLTGGEQIITTLVTTTSLTDEAGTPRGLMLFFEDVTHLLRVQRMEAWREVARRLAHEIKNPLTPIQLSAQRLRKRYSAVLAQEDGALFDECTRTIIGQVDELKRLVNEFSMFARLPAVEVVPQDLNAVVDETLVLFRQGHPDISFEFQPADGLPLVELDRDAIKRALINILDNAVAACQGIPDRGRIELLVSHLPARGIVRLEVADNGTGMSRDAKLRLFEPYFSTKKEGTGLGLAIVSAVVADHQAYIRVQDNQPRGSRFIIDFPIRRGTEVTRAARA from the coding sequence GTGATCATCATCGCGTTCACGGCGGCGGTGTTCCTCGTCTTCGCCATTTTTGAAACGCGTCTGGCGCGTTTCAGCAACAGTTCTTCCCTCTGGGGCAACATCGTATTCTTCCTGCTGATCAACCTGAACCTGATCTTGCTGGTTTTGCTGGTCTTTCTGGTGACGCGAAACCTGGTGAAGCTGGTCTTCGAGCGCCGGCACGGCATCTTCGGGTCGCGCCTGCGCACGCGTTTGGTGCTGGCGTTCGTCGGCTTGTCGTTGGTGCCGAGCGTGCTGCTGTTTTTCGTTGCCCAAGGGTTTCTCACCGCGGCCATCGAGAACTGGTTCAACGTGCGCGTCGAGAGCTCGCTGGAGGGCTCTCTCGATGTGGCGCAGAGCTACTATCAGTTTGCCGCCAACAACGCCCTGTACTTTGCGCGTGAGGTCGGACACGAAACGGTGGAGCAGAGCCTGTGGCCGCAGAACCGGCGTCCCGAACTGCAGCGCTTCGTGCAGCAGAAGCTGAAGGAGCTGAACCTGGCGGGGCTCGAAGTCTTTGCTGCCGACCACAAGAGCGTGGCGCGGGCCAGCAGCACCGACGTGGGGCAGTGGTCACCGACGGCCCCCGCCGATATCGTCGCCGAGTTGTTCAGCGGGCAAGACGTCGCGCGGACCTACTCCTTTGGAAAGGGCGACATCGTACGCACCGGGGTGCCGGTCCGCGGCGCGGACGGAACTGTCCTCGGAGCGGTCGCGGTGGACTACCTGATACCACGCAACGTCAGCAAGAAGGCGCGTGACATCTCGCGCTCTTACGAAGAGTACCGGCAACTTTCCAGCATGAAGCAGCCGATCAAGAACGGCTACATCCTGACGTTGGCCCTGATCACGCTCGTGGTTATTTTCTCGGCGACGTGGTTCGGCTTTCAGCAAGCCAAGAGCATCACCATCCCCCTGCAACGGCTGGCCGAAGGCACGCGGGAGGTCGCCCAGGGCAACTGGGATTATCGCATCGAAGCCGGCAGCGACGAGGAAACCGCCGTGCTCGTGGACTCCTTCAACCAAATGACCGCCGAGTTGCAGCAGATCAACTCGGAGTTGGTCGAACGCCGGAAGTACGTGGAGAACATTTTGGCGAACATCGCGGCCGGCGTCGTCTCGCTCAGCCATAGCGGCGCCGTCACCATGCTCAACCGCGCCGCCGAGAGAATGCTGGGTGTCGGGCTGGCGCAGGCTCGCGGCAAGCACTGGTCACAGGTCTTCGAGCGCCCGGACCTGCGGAAAGTCGGCGAGGTGATCAACGACGCCTTGGCCTCACCCGAGCAACAAGTGGAACGGCAGGTCAAGCTGACTGGCGGCGAGCAGATCATCACCACCCTGGTGACCACCACGTCGCTGACCGACGAGGCGGGAACGCCACGCGGCCTCATGCTGTTCTTCGAAGACGTCACGCACCTGCTCCGGGTGCAGCGGATGGAGGCGTGGCGCGAGGTGGCGCGGCGCCTGGCGCACGAAATCAAGAACCCGCTCACGCCCATCCAACTTTCCGCGCAGCGGCTGCGCAAGCGCTACAGCGCCGTGTTGGCCCAGGAGGATGGCGCACTGTTCGACGAATGCACCCGGACGATCATCGGCCAAGTGGATGAACTCAAACGCTTGGTGAACGAGTTCTCGATGTTTGCGCGCCTCCCTGCGGTGGAGGTGGTCCCGCAAGACCTGAACGCGGTGGTGGATGAGACGCTGGTGCTCTTCCGCCAGGGTCATCCGGACATCAGCTTCGAGTTTCAGCCCGCCGACGGGCTGCCGCTGGTCGAGCTCGATCGTGACGCCATCAAGCGGGCACTGATCAATATCCTCGACAACGCCGTCGCCGCATGCCAGGGTATCCCCGACCGCGGCCGGATCGAGCTTCTGGTATCCCATTTGCCGGCGCGCGGCATCGTGCGTCTGGAAGTGGCGGATAACGGGACCGGGATGAGCAGGGACGCAAAGCTGCGGTTGTTCGAGCCATACTTCTCCACCAAGAAAGAGGGAACCGGACTCGGCCTCGCCATTGTTTCGGCGGTTGTCGCCGATCACCAGGCGTACATCCGTGTGCAGGATAACCAACCGCGCGGCAGCCGGTTCATCATCGATTTTCCAATTCGCCGGGGCACGGAGGTCACGCGCGCGGCGCGGGCCTGA